Proteins encoded within one genomic window of uncultured Draconibacterium sp.:
- a CDS encoding DUF5107 domain-containing protein, which produces MNAKVKAEIKKLMIPTYELGKSEINPVFFEKRVYQGSSGKVYPVPFIDKVYDHKVERNYQAATLENEFVKLVMLPEIGGRIFEAQDKANNNYNFFYQQKVIKPALVGLAGPWISGGVEFNWPQHHRPGTYLPSDVYIEEEADGARTIWMSEYDPMYRLKGMHGIRIRPNSALIELRGRLFNRTPLTQTFLWWANVAVEVHKDYQSFFPPDVHYVADHAVRAQSSFPFAENDYYGIPYHERPGRNDLRNYNNIPVPTSYMVCDTKYDFFGGYDFKEDGGFIHVANRHISPGKKQWTWGSEDFGRAWDRELTDEGGPYFELMAGVYTDNQPDFTYLLPYETKTFSQFWWSYKNLGPVQNANKDLAIRFEIQQGNKLDLGVAGSRKFENLQFILLIGSKKKVFEKQTISPEKPWKDTSIQIEAGQENSISLIVVDEQGKELIAYHHREVTKERNRKLAFEPKQPEEIESANELELIGEHLELYRHPTRYPEPYWQEAIKRDPKSYKSYIALGRVELKNGKFAEAENNFRTAIDIMITYHPNPASGEAHYFCGLACSLQGRKDEAYGLFYKSTWNFEWRSAAYYQLATLDCLKADYETALEHLEASLDTNRQNNKAYILKTVILKNQGEKVAAESVLTELSKTDALDQWAKFEMAILSGSYDEFIESSRNDAQTIIDIAFDYAEAGFYQEAINVIELHHKNEIPECAVPNPMAKALMTEFILAWLYELSGDNTKASEILAKTKSASYDYVFPSRTYEQLVLEWALKVDSKNTIAAFGLGNYYFNLKRHKDAISVWEKAADANSKYGTLYRNLGIAYWNTFEEGEKARKAFLKAVGLAPNDMRIRYEFDQLRKKLNDDPKQRLKDLLPIKDQITTRDDFSVELAALYNFNGEYNKALNLLENRDFHPWEGGEGQVLRQFTYACLKLGQLALQNGDAEFALEYFNKSVNTPDNLGEKYHMLQAVAHINYWKGMALKALGKPEEAKAHFVESKNEEGDFIDMAVSAYSELSYYKALSLNELDEKVEAQDLLADIKKFGESKLNEKAQIDYFATSLPLLLVFEDDIQKRNTIDAKYLIALAHVGLGSYGDAIDNLKEVLQLNSMHVGSKDLLEQVTAEVA; this is translated from the coding sequence GTTTATCGATAAGGTTTACGATCATAAAGTAGAACGGAATTACCAGGCTGCAACACTTGAAAACGAGTTTGTGAAACTGGTTATGCTACCCGAAATCGGAGGACGCATATTTGAAGCGCAAGACAAAGCCAATAATAATTACAACTTCTTCTACCAGCAGAAGGTGATTAAACCTGCCCTTGTTGGTTTAGCCGGTCCGTGGATTAGTGGAGGTGTAGAGTTTAACTGGCCACAGCACCACCGCCCCGGAACGTATTTACCCAGCGATGTTTACATTGAAGAAGAAGCTGATGGCGCCAGAACGATCTGGATGTCGGAATACGACCCGATGTACCGCCTGAAAGGTATGCATGGAATTCGTATTCGCCCAAACAGTGCTTTGATAGAATTGCGCGGACGTTTGTTTAACCGCACGCCGTTAACACAAACTTTCCTGTGGTGGGCAAACGTAGCGGTTGAGGTGCACAAAGATTACCAGAGCTTTTTCCCGCCCGATGTGCATTACGTGGCCGACCATGCAGTGCGCGCTCAAAGTAGTTTCCCTTTTGCTGAAAATGATTATTACGGAATTCCTTACCACGAAAGACCGGGCAGGAACGACTTGCGTAATTACAACAATATTCCGGTGCCAACCAGTTACATGGTTTGCGACACGAAATACGATTTCTTCGGAGGTTACGATTTTAAAGAAGACGGTGGCTTTATTCATGTCGCTAATCGTCATATTTCGCCAGGCAAGAAACAATGGACCTGGGGAAGTGAAGATTTTGGCCGCGCCTGGGATCGCGAACTAACCGATGAAGGCGGACCATATTTCGAATTAATGGCAGGGGTTTACACCGATAACCAGCCTGATTTTACCTACCTGCTTCCTTATGAAACAAAGACCTTCTCGCAATTCTGGTGGAGTTATAAAAACCTGGGACCGGTACAAAATGCCAATAAAGATCTGGCTATTCGGTTCGAAATTCAGCAAGGAAATAAATTGGATTTGGGTGTTGCCGGCAGTCGTAAGTTCGAAAACCTTCAATTTATTTTGTTGATTGGTAGCAAAAAGAAAGTTTTTGAAAAGCAAACGATATCGCCTGAAAAGCCCTGGAAAGATACTTCAATTCAGATTGAAGCGGGGCAGGAGAATTCAATTTCGTTAATTGTAGTTGATGAGCAGGGAAAAGAACTAATTGCTTATCATCACCGTGAAGTTACTAAAGAACGAAACCGTAAGCTGGCATTTGAGCCAAAACAGCCCGAAGAGATTGAAAGTGCCAACGAGTTGGAATTGATTGGCGAACACCTGGAATTGTACCGTCATCCTACCCGTTATCCAGAACCATACTGGCAGGAAGCCATTAAACGCGATCCGAAAAGTTACAAATCATATATTGCGTTAGGTCGCGTTGAGCTTAAAAATGGCAAGTTTGCCGAAGCTGAAAATAACTTCAGAACAGCCATCGATATTATGATCACTTATCATCCAAACCCGGCATCGGGCGAGGCGCATTATTTCTGTGGTTTGGCTTGTTCTTTACAGGGAAGAAAAGATGAAGCTTACGGATTGTTTTACAAATCGACCTGGAACTTTGAGTGGCGCTCGGCTGCTTATTACCAATTGGCTACGCTCGATTGTTTGAAGGCCGACTATGAAACGGCTCTCGAGCATCTGGAGGCGTCGTTAGACACAAATCGTCAGAATAACAAAGCATACATTTTAAAAACGGTAATTCTGAAAAACCAGGGCGAAAAAGTAGCTGCAGAAAGTGTGCTTACGGAATTGTCCAAAACTGATGCGCTCGACCAGTGGGCAAAATTTGAAATGGCAATATTGTCGGGTAGCTACGATGAGTTTATCGAATCATCAAGAAACGATGCACAAACCATCATTGATATTGCATTTGATTATGCTGAAGCCGGTTTTTATCAGGAAGCAATTAATGTAATTGAGTTGCATCATAAAAACGAAATACCTGAATGTGCTGTGCCAAATCCAATGGCAAAAGCGCTAATGACCGAGTTTATTTTGGCCTGGTTATACGAATTGAGCGGCGATAATACCAAAGCATCTGAAATTCTTGCAAAAACAAAATCAGCATCTTACGACTATGTCTTCCCATCGCGCACTTACGAACAGTTGGTGTTGGAGTGGGCATTAAAAGTTGATTCGAAAAATACAATTGCCGCTTTCGGATTGGGTAACTATTATTTCAACCTGAAAAGGCACAAAGATGCTATAAGCGTATGGGAAAAAGCTGCCGATGCAAACAGTAAATACGGTACACTGTATCGAAATTTAGGAATCGCTTACTGGAATACCTTTGAAGAGGGCGAAAAAGCCAGAAAAGCATTTTTAAAAGCTGTAGGACTGGCTCCGAACGATATGCGTATTCGATACGAATTCGACCAATTAAGGAAAAAATTGAACGACGATCCTAAACAACGATTGAAAGATTTGTTGCCGATTAAAGATCAGATAACAACCCGTGATGATTTTTCGGTTGAACTGGCTGCGCTGTACAATTTTAACGGCGAATACAACAAGGCTTTAAATCTGCTGGAGAACCGTGATTTTCACCCATGGGAAGGTGGTGAAGGCCAGGTTCTGCGTCAGTTTACCTACGCTTGTTTGAAACTTGGGCAATTAGCTTTGCAAAACGGGGATGCTGAATTTGCTTTGGAATACTTTAATAAATCAGTGAACACGCCGGATAATTTGGGCGAAAAATACCATATGTTGCAAGCTGTTGCACACATTAATTACTGGAAAGGAATGGCTCTTAAAGCTCTTGGAAAACCAGAAGAAGCCAAAGCACATTTCGTTGAAAGTAAAAACGAGGAAGGCGACTTTATTGATATGGCCGTAAGTGCTTATTCTGAGTTGTCGTACTACAAAGCACTGTCGCTAAACGAACTGGATGAAAAAGTTGAGGCCCAGGATTTATTGGCTGATATCAAGAAATTTGGAGAAAGCAAATTGAACGAAAAAGCGCAGATTGACTATTTTGCAACTTCGCTGCCACTGTTGCTGGTGTTCGAAGATGATATCCAGAAACGAAATACCATTGATGCGAAATACCTGATTGCTCTTGCTCACGTAGGACTGGGATCATATGGCGATGCGATAGATAACCTGAAAGAAGTATTGCAGTTGAATTCGATGCATGTGGGCTCAAAAGATTTATTGGAACAGGTTACTGCGGAAGTTGCGTAA